A single Arachnia propionica DNA region contains:
- a CDS encoding CPBP family intramembrane glutamic endopeptidase yields MKNWLRSHPLGGYIALAYAGSWILWLPALLGRKNLGLLPYELPVATSVVLNQLALFAGPFLASLVMTRLTTGSLKNWTASLLRWRVPLVAYLLALVAIPAAVIAVLAILPGETAGGPELAGPALVIAPLVMGVAYLIGGPLQEEVGWRGFALPRLQERTSPLPAAVILGIVWGGWHLPLFLIAEWETTPHRDVGDLFAFLAFTVAASIVLSWITNTARGSVLLAILAHNAINWALSVWEKATGQKVTSLWPAVLGLAVLAVIAVAVTRGRLGHRSAQ; encoded by the coding sequence ATGAAGAACTGGTTGCGGTCACACCCCCTGGGCGGTTACATCGCCCTGGCCTACGCGGGTTCCTGGATCCTGTGGCTGCCCGCCCTGTTGGGGCGGAAAAACCTGGGGCTGTTGCCCTACGAGCTCCCCGTGGCGACGAGCGTCGTGTTGAATCAACTCGCCCTGTTCGCCGGGCCTTTCCTGGCGTCCTTGGTGATGACCCGGTTGACGACCGGGTCGCTGAAGAACTGGACGGCCTCCCTGCTGCGTTGGCGGGTGCCGCTGGTGGCCTATCTGCTGGCCCTGGTGGCGATCCCAGCGGCCGTGATTGCGGTCCTGGCAATTCTGCCGGGCGAAACGGCGGGTGGGCCCGAACTCGCAGGCCCTGCCCTGGTCATCGCCCCTCTGGTGATGGGGGTGGCGTACCTGATCGGCGGGCCGCTTCAGGAGGAGGTGGGGTGGCGGGGATTCGCGCTGCCCAGACTGCAGGAACGCACCTCACCGCTTCCGGCCGCCGTGATCCTCGGGATCGTCTGGGGAGGCTGGCACCTGCCCCTGTTCCTGATCGCGGAATGGGAGACGACCCCGCACCGGGACGTGGGTGACCTGTTTGCCTTCCTCGCGTTCACGGTTGCGGCGTCGATCGTCCTGTCCTGGATCACCAACACGGCGCGCGGATCCGTTCTCCTCGCGATCCTCGCCCACAATGCGATCAACTGGGCGTTGAGCGTGTGGGAGAAGGCGACTGGCCAGAAGGTGACGAGCCTGTGGCCGGCGGTGCTGGGGCTGGCCGTTCTGGCGGTGATCGCCGTCGCCGTGACCCGGGGCCGGCTGGGGCACCGGAGTGCTCAGTGA
- a CDS encoding helix-turn-helix transcriptional regulator — protein sequence MKPSESDHSLRPVSFIVLGMLATAGPMTSYELEHNARISVGFFWPFPHSQLYAEPRKLVEAGLVDVESEEGGRRRRVYSITEDGLRALRGWLQRPADAAQTRDPALLQLFFADADPAIVGPLARRKVAELESRLEFLERDDLGGDRPHHRMVLAWGRAQTRSNLEFWRSIAEEAE from the coding sequence ATGAAACCCTCCGAATCGGACCATTCGCTTCGGCCGGTTTCGTTCATCGTCCTGGGAATGCTCGCGACCGCGGGTCCCATGACTTCGTACGAGCTGGAACACAACGCACGGATCTCTGTCGGGTTCTTCTGGCCCTTCCCGCACTCGCAGCTCTACGCCGAACCCAGGAAACTGGTGGAGGCGGGGCTGGTGGACGTGGAGTCCGAGGAGGGCGGGCGGCGACGCCGGGTCTACTCGATCACGGAGGACGGGCTCCGTGCTCTGCGCGGCTGGCTGCAACGACCCGCTGACGCCGCGCAGACGCGGGATCCCGCGCTCCTGCAACTGTTCTTCGCCGACGCGGACCCGGCCATCGTCGGTCCCCTCGCGAGGCGAAAGGTGGCTGAACTGGAATCCAGGCTGGAGTTCCTGGAGCGCGATGATCTCGGCGGGGACCGTCCCCACCACCGCATGGTGCTGGCCTGGGGGCGGGCGCAGACCCGCAGCAACCTGGAGTTCTGGCGGAGCATTGCTGAGGAGGCGGAATGA
- a CDS encoding ABC transporter permease, whose product MAVIAAEWRKLGLPGIWLVVALTVAGSWALAALMSGPSGSAQTLQLVPSLTAMGCILLGVLAATGEYSGRQVATTCTAMPRRFPVAVVKALTATVVLTVTAMMAAGGVRLLVPEGEWALPGVVAHLAAMGLLGYAIGLVARQLVASLTTAFVLLVVAGPVLRPYTKLATWLPGSVGADLFAPDPAHPLAESVGALAGWVLGFWVIAAVVWARRDA is encoded by the coding sequence ATGGCGGTCATCGCGGCGGAGTGGCGCAAACTCGGGCTCCCGGGCATCTGGCTGGTTGTGGCGCTCACGGTCGCCGGGTCCTGGGCGTTGGCGGCCTTGATGTCGGGGCCCAGCGGTTCCGCGCAGACTCTGCAGCTGGTGCCCTCGTTGACGGCCATGGGGTGCATCCTGCTCGGTGTGTTGGCGGCGACGGGGGAGTACTCCGGAAGACAGGTCGCCACCACCTGTACAGCCATGCCCCGCCGTTTCCCGGTGGCGGTGGTCAAGGCGCTGACCGCAACGGTGGTGCTGACGGTGACGGCGATGATGGCCGCGGGCGGGGTGCGTCTGCTGGTTCCCGAGGGCGAGTGGGCCCTTCCCGGGGTGGTTGCGCATCTCGCCGCGATGGGTCTGCTCGGATACGCCATCGGCCTGGTGGCGAGGCAGCTGGTTGCCTCCCTCACCACGGCGTTCGTCCTTCTCGTCGTGGCGGGCCCCGTGCTGCGGCCCTACACCAAGCTGGCGACCTGGCTGCCCGGTTCCGTCGGGGCCGACCTGTTCGCGCCCGATCCGGCGCATCCCCTGGCGGAATCGGTGGGAGCCCTGGCCGGGTGGGTGCTGGGGTTCTGGGTGATCGCCGCGGTGGTCTGGGCCCGTCGCGACGCCTGA
- a CDS encoding ATP-binding cassette domain-containing protein — translation MIRFDDVSKVRGRRKILEGVGFEARPGRVTGFVGPNGAGKSSSLRILLGLDRATTGHATLDGRPYRELRNPLRHVGSMLDGAAAHPSRTARAHLGWVAASNGIPRKRVQQVLEEVGLAADANRRVGTYSLGMGQRLGLATALLGKPERLVLDEPVNGLDPQGVRWIRRLLRAHADAGGTVLLSSHLIGELAEIVDDVVIINGGRIKAWGGVADVMAGHPSLEEAFFAHVEARA, via the coding sequence ATGATCAGATTTGACGATGTTTCCAAGGTCCGTGGCCGCCGGAAAATCCTGGAGGGAGTGGGGTTCGAGGCGAGGCCCGGGCGGGTGACGGGCTTCGTCGGACCGAACGGGGCCGGCAAGTCATCGAGCCTGCGAATCCTGCTCGGCCTGGACCGGGCCACGACCGGGCATGCCACCCTGGATGGCCGGCCCTACCGGGAGCTCCGGAACCCGCTGAGGCACGTCGGCTCCATGCTCGACGGGGCTGCCGCCCACCCGTCCCGCACCGCGCGCGCCCACCTCGGGTGGGTGGCGGCCAGCAACGGCATCCCGAGGAAAAGGGTCCAGCAGGTCCTTGAGGAGGTTGGGTTGGCGGCCGACGCCAATCGGCGGGTGGGCACCTATTCGCTGGGCATGGGGCAGCGGCTCGGATTGGCGACCGCCCTGCTGGGGAAACCGGAGCGGTTGGTCCTCGACGAACCGGTCAACGGCCTCGACCCGCAGGGGGTCAGGTGGATCCGTCGGCTGCTCAGGGCGCACGCCGATGCGGGGGGCACGGTGCTGCTGTCCAGCCACCTGATCGGTGAACTGGCGGAGATCGTCGACGACGTCGTGATCATCAACGGCGGCCGGATCAAGGCGTGGGGTGGAGTGGCCGACGTCATGGCGGGTCATCCCAGCCTGGAAGAAGCGTTCTTCGCGCACGTGGAGGCACGCGCATGA
- a CDS encoding sensor histidine kinase, with product MHRYFSAQVLAVLVLLVLLCGVSTESGPSSLTQFVIMLSTGLLVCWIWWAAKRSGRRQAEQLRSQQIAAAVTTERLTIARDLHDLVSHGIGLITVRASVARNVDAEDPESLVAALCDIEQASRATTLELRRMLQVLRSDQDAPLSPSPGDPNWDGLLESAERAGLHVKMSNDGVTPNSEGVALAIHRILQEGLANAARHAGPTSVHVELARRGEVLHLAVTDSGPVPGWRSRPGAGSGLIGLRERVAALGGNLRHHRSPDGFRLEAELPDPEPVRA from the coding sequence ATGCACCGTTATTTCTCCGCCCAGGTACTGGCGGTGCTCGTGCTGCTCGTGCTCTTGTGCGGCGTCAGCACCGAGTCGGGTCCGAGCAGCCTGACCCAGTTCGTGATCATGCTGTCGACGGGCCTGCTGGTGTGCTGGATCTGGTGGGCGGCGAAACGATCCGGGCGGCGCCAAGCCGAGCAGCTGCGATCCCAGCAGATCGCTGCTGCCGTGACGACGGAGCGGTTGACGATAGCCCGGGACCTGCACGATCTCGTCTCGCACGGCATCGGTCTGATAACGGTACGCGCCTCGGTGGCCCGCAATGTGGACGCCGAGGATCCCGAAAGCCTGGTGGCGGCGCTCTGCGACATCGAACAGGCGAGCCGGGCCACTACCCTGGAACTGCGCCGGATGCTCCAGGTGCTGCGTTCCGACCAGGACGCGCCCCTGTCCCCCAGCCCGGGCGATCCCAACTGGGATGGTCTCCTGGAATCCGCTGAGCGAGCGGGGCTGCACGTGAAAATGTCCAACGACGGGGTCACGCCGAACAGCGAGGGGGTGGCGCTGGCCATCCACCGCATCCTTCAGGAAGGGCTGGCGAATGCCGCCAGGCACGCCGGACCCACCAGCGTCCACGTCGAACTCGCCCGCCGCGGGGAGGTCCTTCACCTGGCCGTGACGGATTCCGGCCCGGTTCCCGGATGGCGTTCACGTCCCGGGGCGGGCAGTGGCCTGATCGGGCTGCGGGAGCGCGTCGCCGCGCTGGGTGGGAACCTTCGCCACCACCGCTCCCCGGACGGTTTCCGACTCGAGGCCGAGCTGCCGGATCCGGAGCCGGTCCGTGCCTGA
- a CDS encoding response regulator, with translation MPEVRVLIADDQQLLRQSLAHLLDSQPGFRVVAEAATGVEAVSLTRELVPDVVLMDIRMPQLDGIAATRSIVRDPHLSEVRVLVLTMFDLDEYVFGALRAGASGFLLKDATPEALINAVRTVSAGQALLAPSAITTLVESCLPDATPSGRVADLTPRQTEILRLVARGLSNDQIERELHISHATCKTHISALLSRLQARDRAQLVIAAYEHGLVRPGTWGNEPV, from the coding sequence GTGCCTGAGGTCCGTGTCCTGATAGCCGACGACCAGCAGCTGCTGCGCCAGTCGCTGGCGCACCTGTTGGACTCCCAGCCGGGCTTCCGGGTCGTGGCGGAGGCCGCCACCGGCGTGGAGGCCGTCTCACTGACCCGGGAGCTGGTGCCGGATGTCGTGCTGATGGACATCCGCATGCCGCAACTCGACGGGATCGCGGCGACCCGTTCAATCGTCCGCGACCCGCATCTGTCCGAGGTTCGGGTGCTGGTGCTTACCATGTTCGACCTGGACGAGTACGTTTTCGGGGCCCTGCGCGCGGGGGCCTCCGGTTTCCTGTTGAAGGACGCGACCCCGGAGGCCCTGATCAACGCGGTGCGCACCGTCTCGGCCGGGCAGGCCCTCCTGGCGCCCTCGGCCATCACCACCCTGGTGGAGAGCTGCCTCCCGGACGCGACCCCCTCCGGGAGGGTGGCGGATCTGACCCCGCGGCAGACCGAGATCCTCAGACTCGTGGCCCGGGGGCTGTCCAACGACCAGATCGAACGGGAACTGCACATCAGCCACGCCACCTGCAAGACCCACATCTCGGCGCTGCTGAGCCGCCTGCAGGCCCGGGACCGCGCCCAACTGGTGATCGCAGCCTACGAACACGGGCTGGTGCGCCCCGGTACCTGGGGAAACGAGCCGGTTTAG